From one Plasmodium knowlesi strain H genome assembly, chromosome: 11 genomic stretch:
- a CDS encoding hexokinase, putative has translation MSYYNLEKDDTVYYKLDTIKCDIPINEELQARINKHVNQLRITYSTLEEFVDNFVYELKKGLEAHRRHPNLWIPHECSFKMLDSCIADIPTGQEKGTYYAIDFGGTNFRAVRASLDGNGKIKRDQETYSLKFTGTFSHEKGLLDKHATASQLFDHFAERIKYIMGEFKDLDNREGKNVGFTFSFPCTSPSINCSILIDWTKGFETGRATNDPVEGRDVCKLMNDAFVRSEVPAKVCCVVNDAVGTLMSCAYQKGKTTPPCYIGIILGTGSNGCYYEPEWKKYKYAGKIINIELGNFDKDLPLTPIDLVMDWYSANRSRQLFEKMISGAYLGEIVRRFMVNVLQSASSEKMWKSDSFNSESGSVVLNDTSPNFEDSRKVAKAAWDMDFTDEQIYALRKICESVYNRSAALAAAAIAAIAKRIKIIEHSKFSCGVDGSLFVKNAWYCKRLQEHLKVILADKAENLIIIPADDGSGKGAAITAAVVSQSSSIKRLP, from the coding sequence ATGAGTTACTATAACTTAGAAAAGGACGACACCGTGTACTATAAATTAGACACCATCAAATGTGACATTCCAATTAATGAAGAATTACAAGCAAGGATAAATAAACATGTCAACCAGTTGCGTATTACTTATTCCACATTGGAAGAATTTGTGGACAATTTCGTGTATGAATTAAAGAAGGGATTAGAGGCCCATCGTAGACACCCAAATTTATGGATCCCTCATGAATGCTCCTTTAAAATGCTGGATTCCTGCATTGCGGATATTCCCACCGGTCAGGAAAAAGGAACCTACTATGCTATCGACTTTGGAGGAACAAATTTCAGAGCTGTACGAGCATCCTTAGAtggaaatgggaaaataaaaagagaccAAGAAACGTACAGTTTAAAATTTACAGGAACATTTTCTCATGAAAAAGGCTTATTAGACAAACATGCAACTGCTTCGCAACTATTTGATCACTTCGCTGAGAGGATCAAATATATTATGGGGGAGTTTAAAGATTTAGATAAccgtgaaggaaagaatgtagGTTTCACGTTTTCATTTCCATGTACCTCTCCATCCATTAATTGTTCAATCTTGATCGATTGGACAAAGGGATTTGAAACAGGCAGAGCTACAAATGATCCCGTTGAAGGTCGTGATGTGTGCAAACTAATGAATGACGCTTTTGTAAGATCAGAGGTACCAGCAAAGGTTTGTTGCGTAGTTAATGATGCGGTTGGTACACTTATGTCCTGTGCTtatcaaaaaggaaaaacaactcCCCCCTGTTACATTGGAATTATATTAGGAACCGGATCCAATGGATGCTATTACGAACctgaatggaaaaagtacAAGTACgctggaaaaattattaacataGAGTTAGGCAATTTTGATAAGGATTTGCCCTTAACCCCTATCGATCTTGTCATGGATTGGTACTCAGCTAATAGGAGTAGGCAACTTTTTGAGAAAATGATTTCTGGGGCCTACTTAGGAGAAATTGTCAGAAGGTTTATGGTTAATGTTTTACAAAGTGCATCATCTgagaaaatgtggaaaagcGACAGCTTCAATTCTGAATCTGGAAGTGTTGTACTAAATGATACTTCCCCGAATTTTGAGGACAGCAGAAAAGTAGCCAAAGCTGCATGGGACATGGACTTCACGGATGAACAGATATATGCGTTACGTAAAATTTGCGAGTCTGTTTATAATCGATCTGCTGCTCTAGCTGCTGCCGCAATAGCTGCTATTGCCAAAAGAATTAAAATCATCGAGCATTCGAAATTTTCCTGTGGTGTAGATGGCTCTCTCTTTGTCAAAAATGCATGGTACTGCAAAAGGTTACAAGAGCATTTGAAAGTTATCCTGGCTGACAAGGCGGAAAATTTGATTATTATTCCGGCTGATGATGGATCGGGAAAGGGCGCAGCAATTACCGCAGCTGTCGTTTCGCAATCTAGCAGTATTAAACGTTTACCCTGA
- a CDS encoding ribonuclease H2 subunit A, putative, whose translation MEPLIIDNLYKFGDEEVRLGIDEAGRGPVLGPMVYAGFYCNKEHEKLLKEMKIDDSKKISEADREMMFHKLNNSKLPFGWRIHVLMPQDISAKMLKKQKYNLNEISHDTAISIINHVISRGCNLTEVFVDTVGKANVYEEKLTKLFPHIKCTVREKADSLYPVVSAASICAKVTRDFLIKKWKYEEPLVNIDKGFGSGYPGDPITKNFLKNNFDSVFGFPSIVRFSWSTADNMLETMGDQIEWYDDIENNDSRAIKRKMPFDYSKLQKPFVQRSVFYSKVGLDLVENL comes from the coding sequence ATGGAACCCCTCATCATTGACAATTTGTATAAATTTGGAGACGAGGAGGTTCGGCTAGGCATCGATGAAGCGGGAAGAGGACCCGTACTAGGGCCCATGGTATATGCAGGATTTTACTGTAACAAGGAACATGAAAAATTactaaaagaaatgaaaattgacgattcgaaaaaaataagcgaAGCAGACAGAGAAATGATGTTCCACAAATTAAACAATTCAAAGTTGCCATTTGGATGGAGGATACATGTGCTCATGCCACAAGACATAAGTGCcaaaatgttgaaaaaacaaaagtatAATTTAAACGAAATTTCTCATGATACGGCAATTTCGATCATTAACCATGTTATTAGTAGAGGGTGCAATTTGACTGAAGTTTTTGTAGACACCGTTGGGAAAGCTAATGTGTATGAAGAGAAATTGACAAAATTATTTCCACATATAAAATGCACCGTCAGGGAGAAAGCTGATTCTTTATACCCAGTCGTTAGTGCTGCATCTATATGTGCCAAAGTCACACGTGATTTtctcataaaaaaatggaaatatgaAGAACCGCTAGTTAATATTGATAAAGGCTTCGGATCTGGATACCCTGGAGATCCAATAACAAAgaattttctaaaaaataatttcgatTCCGTTTTTGGCTTTCCAAGTATTGTCCGCTTTAGTTGGTCCACTGCTGACAACATGTTGGAGACTATGGGTGATCAAATCGAGTGGTACGATGACATCGAAAATAATGACTCCAGAGcgataaagaggaaaatgccTTTTGATTACAGCAAACTGCAAAAACCGTTCGTGCAGCGTTCTGTCTTTTACTCCAAGGTCGGCTTAGACCTGGTGGAGAATTTGTGA